From Schizosaccharomyces pombe strain 972h- genome assembly, chromosome: II, the proteins below share one genomic window:
- the apc15 gene encoding anaphase-promoting complex platform subcomplex scaffold subunit Apc15: MSFMSLMANTAHQLWYPTSFPSMKELEKEEVRLETQELAIKQFGFRTIRPIGLNRSMQEQLDLEEQEREEANQDTELDEEELGSGSFPEEGEMDDMDGDNEEVEDHDIEEVDLDADITNADASEFYEDISEYGFQN, encoded by the exons ATGTCGTTTATGTCGTTGATGGCTAATACAGCCCATCAACTATGGTATCCTACGTCTTTTCCTTCTATGaaagaattggaaaaggaagaagTTAGACTGGAGACTCAG GAGCTTGCAATTAAACAGTTTGGATTTCGCACTATTCGGCCCATTGGATTAAATAGGTCTATGCAAGAGCAGCTTGATTTGGAAGAGCAAGAGCGCGAAGAGGCTAATCAAGACACTGAGttggatgaagaagaattggGAAGTGGGAGCTTTCCTGAAGAAGGCGAAATGGACGATATGGATGGTGATAATGAAGAAGTAGAAGATCACGATATTGAAGAAGTCGACTTGGATGCTGATATCACAAATGCTGACGCCTCTGAATTTTACGAAGATATAAGTGAATACggatttcaaaattaa